One Pleuronectes platessa chromosome 20, fPlePla1.1, whole genome shotgun sequence DNA window includes the following coding sequences:
- the skida1 gene encoding SKI/DACH domain-containing protein 1 produces the protein MGDLECGFEEMQGVRLGYLLIQGKQMFALSQVFTDLLKNIPRTTVHKRMDHLKVKKHHCDLEELRKLKAINSIAFHAAKCTLISREDVEALYFSCKTERVLKSNKRKAKAPLPPGEVDASPGLLSADAAELWREKVWFSLHGVPETLALHSKAARRRELAPCLTDSKLPQFYHKTHGRDFRAATKSGHKHFKNYETSKITGNCVTLSQRHAVYRSAVSRQPVVLQSAIAAQSRLSRSAGDLLHKRKRRREGGGGKDSARQSWSRSRHAHQHVPPVLLVQPKPTDSHGTSFGAFHLGQDFYLHPRPQHHHQHQQHQHQEQSFTESYSSDTESSTYSDRAYPDSDFGSGFSTTSNSGSSEEEEEEDEDDSQSESSEVSSDDEESSSQSDSSSVSSRVSVQSIRFRRARVGSLSKSVTNSKAPLVLQPTFHYNNEKQHRTLGHVAPSHTGDSRQEKRQKCEFICSEYRKDLGPIQPPKFYSAVGESFKREKACDADPDVELPSYSPGLTRSKAFHPTRRTPGYPIKCPPGLSAQWDQDMFPKCADKREAKVTTLKLPTPLRKIKAETEEAPVTAAPHSDRGRLARTPPFNLHNVKVKVEESCDEYEYQSRASVVKCKGDNKAESSYGLHISGATIKQGDFFNSGIKATDKSPGVDPRSPCGPQECSRTKDASSTEEGEPRHRTLKAAVLGNKKARVSRLQTKQNVPRVNKAALSSSFSSSSSSSSSSSSSSTSSTCSSSSSRQEAATEDLPSRRKRSSSASTAAPAAKLPFSLMANFPSPPSLVVGNDGDLCPAYSLNSLRGPGPPPPSHPVWRWQPGVHILPPPHTQRTRKY, from the coding sequence ATGGGAGACCTGGAGTGTGGTTTTGAGGAAATGCAAGGAGTGAGACTGGGATACCTGCTCATCCAAGGCAAGCAAATGTTTGCTTTGTCCCAGGTCTTCACCGACCTGCTGAAGAACATCCCTCGGACCACGGTGCACAAGCGCATGGACCACCTGAAGGTGAAGAAGCACCACTGcgacctggaggagctgcgcaaGCTCAAGGCAATAAACTCAATAGCTTTCCACGCCGCGAAGTGCACGCTGATATCGCGGGAGGACGTGGAGGCTCTGTACTTCTCCTGCAAGACGGAGCGGGTGTTGAAGTCCAACAAAAGGAAAGCAAAAGCGCCGCTTCCCCCCGGGGAGGTGGACGCGTCCCCGGGGCTGCTCAGCGCCGACGCCGCCGAGCTGTGGAGGGAGaaagtttggttcagtttgCACGGCGTCCCGGAGACTCTCGCGCTCCACAGCAAGGCGGCCAGGCGGAGAGAGCTGGCTCCCTGCCTCACCGACTCCAAACTACCTCAATTTTACCACAAAACCCACGGCCGGGATTTCCGAGCGGCGACTAAATCCGGtcacaaacactttaaaaactATGAAACATCTAAAATAACAGGGAACTGTGTTACTTTGAGCCAAAGGCACGCGGTTTACCGGAGCGCGGTGAGCCGGCAGCCCGTGGTGCTCCAGTCCGCCATAGCTGCTCAGTCCAGGCTCTCGCGCTCCGCCGGCGACCTACTtcacaagaggaagaggaggcgcgAGGGGGGCGGCGGCAAGGACAGCGCGAGGCAATCgtggagcaggagcaggcaCGCGCACCAGCACGTACCGCCGGTGCTGCTCGTGCAACCCAAACCAACCGATAGCCACGGGACCTCTTTCGGTGCTTTCCACCTCGGCCAGGATTTCTATCTCCACCCGAGACCCCAGCAccatcaccagcaccagcaACACCAGCACCAGGAGCAGTCTTTCACGGAGAGTTACAGCAGCGACACCGAGTCCAGCACCTACTCGGACCGGGCATACCCCGACTCGGATTTTGGGTCGGGCTTCTCAACTACCAGCAACTCCGGGAgctctgaggaggaagaggaagaggacgaggatgacAGCCAGTCGGAGAGTTCAGAGGTCAGCTCAGATGACGAGGAGAGCTCCTCTCAGTCCGACTCCAGCTCGGTTTCGAGCCGGGTCTCGGTGCAGAGCATCCGGTTCAGACGCGCCCGGGTCGGGTCTCTGTCCAAAAGCGTCACTAATAGTAAAGCACCTTTGGTCCTCCAGCCCACGTTTCACTACAACAACGAGAAGCAGCACAGGACACTGGGTCATGTTGCCCCCTCGCACACGGGAGacagcagacaggagaaaaggcaaaaatgtgaatttatctgcagtgaataCAGAAAGGACCTGGGACCCATACAGCCACCAAAATTTTACTCAGCTGTGGGCGAGAGCTTCAAAAGGGAAAAGGCTTGTGATGCTGATCCTGATGTGGAGCTGCCCTCCTATTCACCGGGACTCACCCGGAGCAAGGCCTTTCACCCCACACGCAGGACACCCGGGTATCCCATCAAATGCCCCCCGGGACTCAGCGCACAGTGGGACCAGGACATGTTTCCCAAATGTGCCGATAAAAGGGAGGCGAAAGTCACCACCTTAAAACTGCCAACCCCACTGAGGAAAATAAAGGCCGAGACGGAGGAGGCCCCTGTGACCGCCGCCCCCCACTCGGACCGCGGCAGGCTGGCCAGGACACCTCCCTTCAACCTCCACAATGTGAAAGTTAAAGTGGAGGAAAGCTGTGATGAATATGAATACCAGAGCCGGGCCTCTGTAGTCAAATGTAAAGGAGACAATAAAGCGGAGAGCAGCTATGGCCTGCATATCAGCGGTGCCACAATCAAGCAAGGGGACTTTTTCAATAGCGGGATTAAAGCCACAGATAAGAGCCCTGGTGTAGACCCCAGGTCCCCATGTGGCCCTCAGGAATGCAGCCGCACCAAGGACGCATCGTCCACCGAGGAGGGGGAGCCAAGGCACAGAACCCTGAAGGCTGCGGTGCTGGGGAACAAGAAAGCCCGAGTTTCCAGgttgcaaacaaaacaaaacgtgCCCAGGGTCAACAAGGCTGCCCtgtcctcttctttttcctcctcctcctcgtcctcttcttcttcttcttcgtcttctactTCGTCTacatgctcctcttcctcctctcgtcAGGAGGCGGCCACGGAGGATTTACCGAGCAGACGCAAACGCAGCAGCAGCGCCAGTACTGCAGCACCGGCCGCAAAATTGCCTTTCAGCCTGATGGCGAATTTCCCCTCCCCGCCGTCGCTGGTTGTTGGCAACGACGGGGATTTGTGCCCCGCTTACTCCCTGAACTCGCTGAGGGGCCCCGGGCCTCCCCCTCCGTCCCACCCCGTGTGGAGGTGGCAGCCAGGCGTCCACATTCTCCCTCCCCCACACACTCAGAGAACGAGGAAATACtga